A DNA window from Drosophila virilis strain 15010-1051.87 chromosome 4, Dvir_AGI_RSII-ME, whole genome shotgun sequence contains the following coding sequences:
- the LOC6627833 gene encoding uncharacterized protein isoform X1, whose amino-acid sequence MGVRVVLLAVMGLGAMYMMHLLAQDWNRIRPIQGITNLAGQASSALNLQGVTSFIGQSSSALSLQRGKRATLSRELSWVHGRQDAGAQHQAASIDWKRILARDPFECLQSLICQLMSGAEAHSAEAELLMNFMESSLELAPAKIGRAFSRGLALRGRTDRCYNEYPFCLYSAKTMLRILRWFSETGNLPEDDLQY is encoded by the exons ATGGGAGTCCG TGTAGTACTTTTGGCTGTTATGGGTCTGGGCGCCATGTATATGATGCATCTGTTGGCACAGGACTGGAATCGCATACGACCCATACAGGGTATCACGAACCTGGCAGGACAGGCCAGCTCGGCCCTGAATCTGCAAGGGGTGACCAGTTTCATTGGCCAGTCCAGCTCGGCTCTAAGCTTGCAACGTGGCAAACGTGCCACATTGAGCCGCGAACTGAGCTGGGTGCATGGCCGGCAGGATGCGGGTGCACAGCATCAAGCCGCGTCCATTGACTGGAAGCGCATACTTGCCCGCGATCCCTTCGAGTGTTTGCAGTCGCTCATCTGTCAGCTAATGTCGGGCGCGGAGGCACATTCGGCAGAGGCCGAGCTGCTGATGAATTTTATGGAATCATCACTGGAACTGGCGCCAGCCAAAATTGGTCGCGCCTTCAGTCGTGGTCTGGCGCTGCGCGGACGCACTGATCGCTGTTACAATGAGTATCCATTCTGTTTGTACTCCGCCAAGACTATGCTGCGCATCCTGCGCTGGTTCAGCGAAACAGGCAACCTGCCAGAGGACGATCTTCAATACTAA
- the heix gene encoding ubiA prenyltransferase domain-containing protein 1 homolog produces MATSQSEYEQQEASAQDQAAAMATATATATAMTSTAQLLRQRLVNGGTGHETLASATTNGKTASVINTNDYSSGTFMKLKTYLLALRPWSLSASLVPTLLGSALAYRSQWSADFSMLTFFLTAFTVVTVHCAGNVVNTYFDFIKGIDKQKADDRTLVDHILTKDEVVSLGAILYMAGCGGFVLLAVLSPAKMEHLALIYFGGLSSSFLYTGGIGFKYIALGDLVILILFGPISVLFAFMSQTGHVDWTTMGYAIPLALNTEAILHSNNTRDAESDGKAGIVTLAILIGRTASHVLYAMLLFTPYSLFFIFGLKYSLWFLLPLITLPQAFQIEKRFRNEQTMHVVPRQTAKLNFFFGILYIVACCCAQQLPTFAWRKH; encoded by the exons ATGGCAACAAGTCAAAGCGAATACGAGCAGCAGGAAGCTTCAGCGCAGGACCAGGCagcggcaatggcaacggcaacggcgacggcaacggccATGACGTCAACAGCCCAGCTGCTGAGGCAGCGTTTGGTAAATGGCGGCACCGGTCACGAGACGTTGGCGTCTGCGACGACGAACGGCAAAACAGCTTCAGTAATTAACACCAACGATTACAGCTCCGGCACGTTTATGAAACTGAAAACCTATTTGCTGGCCTTGCGTCCTTGGTCACTGTCAGCCAGCCTGGTGCCGACACTGCTCGGTTCCGCGCTGGCCTATCGATCGCAATGGTCGGCCGACTTTTCCATGCTCACATTTTTTCTCACCGCCTTCACTGTGGTCACCGTGCACTGTGCCGGCAATGTGGTCAACACGTATTTCGATTTCATCAAAGGCATCGATAAACAAAAGGCTGACGATCGTACTCTGGTCGATCACATACTCACCAAGGATGAG gtGGTTTCGCTGGGCGCTATTCTGTATATGGCCGGGTGCGGTGGCTTTGTGCTGCTCGCCGTGCTGAGTCCAGCTAAAATGGAACATTTGGCGCTGATCTACTTTGGCGGACTATCGTCGAGCTTTCTATATACTGGCGGTATTGGTTTCAAATACATTGCCCTCGGCGATCTGGTCATCTTGATATTGTTTGGGCCCATTTCGGTGCTATTTGCGTTCATGTCGCAAACGGGCCACGTAGACTGGACAACGATGGGCTATGCCATACCACTGGCCCTTAACACAGAGGCAATTCTGCACAGCAATAATACGCGCGATGCGGAAAGCGACGGCAAGGCGGGCATCGTAACGCTGGCCATACTCATCGGACGCACTGCCTCCCATGTGCTATATGCCATGCTGCTCTTTACACCCTACTCACTGTTCTTCATTTTCGGGCTAAAGTACTCGCTGTGGTTCCTGCTGCCGTTAATAACCCTGCCACAGGCGTTTCAAATCGAGAAGAGGTTCCGCAACGAGCAGACAATGCATGTGGTGCCCAGGCAAACGGCCAAGCTGAACTTCTTCTTTGGGATACTCTACATTGTGGCCTGCTGCTGTGCCCAGCAGCTGCCGACGTTCGCTTGGCGGAAGCACTAG
- the Cyp303a1 gene encoding probable cytochrome P450 303a1, translated as MFYAVIFFATIVLLFLISGTRKPDKFPPGPRWYPIVGSALQISQLRMRLGMFCKVIDELARRYVNPYGYYGLKIGKDKVVIAYTNEAISEMMTNEDIDGRPDGIFYRLRTFNSRLGVLLTDGDMWVEQRRFILRHLKNFGFARSGMVDIVHNEASCLLQDLRARVSASGGKQARIEMHDLTSVYVLNTLWCMLSGRRYEPGSAEITELLETFFELFKNIDMVGALFSHFPLLRFIAPDYSGYNGFVESHRALYAFMGKEIELHRSTYRNYDEPRDLMDSYLRAQENSDSPMFSDESLLAICLDMFLAGSETTNKSLGFCFMHLIRQPEIQERAFAEIKEVVGLERIPEWSDRAKLPYCEAITMEAVRMFMLHTFGIPHRAICDTRLSGYEIPKDTMVIACFRGMLINAVDFPDPETFDPTRYLIDGQIKLPEAFNPFGFGRHRCMGDLLGRQNLFMFTTTLLQHFKLVAIPGQMPEEVPLEGATAAVKPYDAMLVPRLS; from the exons ATGTTTTACGCCGTGATCTTCTTTGCAACAATTGTGCTGCTCTTCCTTATCAGCGGCACAAGGAAGCCGGACAAGTTTCCGCCTG GTCCACGCTGGTATCCGATTGTGGGCAGCGCCCTGCAGATCTCGCAGCTGCGCATGCGGCTGGGCATGTTCTGCAAGGTGATCGATGAGCTGGCCAGGCGTTATGTCAATCCCTATGGTTATTATGGTCTGAAGATTGGCAAGGATAAAGTGGTGATTGCCTACACAAATGAGGCCATCAGCGAGATGATGACCAATGAGGACATTGACGGCCGTCCGGACGGCATCTTCTATCGCCTGCGCACTTTCAACTCCCGCCTGGGCGTGCTGCTCACCGATGGCGACATGTGGGTGGAGCAGCGTCGCTTCATATTGCGCCACCTGAAGAACTTTGGATTCGCGCGCAGCGGCATGGTGGATATTGTGCACAATGAGGCCAGCTGCCTGCTGCAGGATCTGCGCGCACGGGTGTCAGCGTCGGGCGGCAAGCAGGCGCGGATTGAGATGCACGATCTGACCAGTGTCTATGTGCTGAATACGCTGTGGTGCATGCTGAGCGGTCGACGCTATGAGCCTGGCTCCGCAGAAATAACCGAGCTGCTGGAGACGTTCTTTGAGCTGTTCAAGAACATCGACATGGTTGGTGCACTCTTCAGTCACTTTCCGCTGCTGCGCTTTATTGCGCCCGATTATTCCGGCTATAATGGCTTCGTGGAAAGCCATCGGGCGCTCTATGCGTTCATGGGCAAGGAAATTGAGCTGCATCGCAGCACTTATCGCAATTATGATGAGCCGCGTGATCTGATGGACAGCTATTTGAGGGCCCAGGAGAACAGCGACAGTCCCATGTTCAGCGATGAGAGCCTGTTGGCCATCTGCCTGGATATGTTTCTCGCCGGCTCCGAGACTACCAACAAAAGTTTGGGCTTCTGTTTCATGCATCTTATTCGACAGCCGGAGATACAGGAGCGCGCCTTTGCCGAAATCAAGGAGGTGGTGGGCCTGGAGCGCATACCCGAGTGGTCCGATCGTGCCAAGCTGCCCTACTGCGAGGCAATCACAATGGAGGCGGTGCGCATGTTTATGCTGCACACCTTTGGCATACCGCATCGCGCCATATGCGACACTCGCCTGTCTGGCTACGAGATACCCAAGGACACCATGGTAATTGCATGCTTCCGCGGCATGCTCATCAATGCAGTCGATTTTCCGGACCCAGAAACATTCGATCCGACACGCTATCTGATCGATGGCCAAATCAAATTGCCGGAGGCCTTCAATCCGTTTGGCTTCGGGCGACATCGTTGCATGGGCGACTTGTTGGGGCGCCAAAATCTGTTCATGTTTACCACAACGCTGTTGCAGCACTTCAAGCTGGTGGCCATTCCCGGCCAGATGCCAGAGGAGGTGCCGCTGGAGGGCGCTACGGCGGCAGTGAAGCCATACGATGCAATGCTGGTTCCCAGATTGTCCTGA
- the pkaap gene encoding A-kinase anchor protein 10, mitochondrial has protein sequence MLKYIKRQTSRRRSSHETDANGVDDVVDCAAAAQKRHSLRSTTSFCDEVFMEEETEAAAVATSDAISLGNNSLLNVGAAADEDIFKYSSRLSMTLTAIVSEPDCLSYFLQYLETQNALPLIKFYLDIENFKRAALTQLHQERPQDATVAATASVEAPKLTPVADASIEEEENDVPEMKTLCDLSMRKPLTDDEKSRIYAETNKQINHKPAVAPMGRTKASSELQPISAASINDAIAIYQKYLIVNAPLLVELPIVILAHISLFLCGKESDKSTQQPVPAGCFDEARDYVLQQLERDHLQGFLQSSYYCTYCLELIEGDAATLNIYDVLYDELALFYLTEYLEQQQERECLEFWITAINFRKSYDDQRAAQSDAMIIYERYFSLQSECRLWMSQKLRLRVEQAICAPGQLAQAFDLALLVTAKYLEQKHFANFLKSNIFDNYVNELKAKTCTHTPPDTTDSSSLQHKLSLRRTPKLSAQQRHRKTMSMSDCTHISQHNTLLAGLDTGHKPVKASTTTTTAANMNIDSRQLTNPQLLWQRPVSALKFGHVNSLGRYERDFEAVDAVSNHKAPAWSLSVKNAMRKLVNLPEDNVQEEIAWQVAEMIVKDVTSVTLQTKH, from the exons ATGCTGAAGTACATCAAAAGGCAGACGA GCCGCCGACGCAGCTCTCACGAAACGGATGCCAACGGCGTTGATGATGTGGTAGATTGTGCGGCAGCGGCGCAAAAACGTCATTCGTTGCGCTCAACAACAAGTTTCTGTGATGAGGTCTTCATGGAGGAGGAGACGGAGGCGGCGGCAGTGGCAACTTCGGATGCAATCAGCTTGGGCAACAACAGTTTGCTAAATGTGGGCGCAGCTGCCGATGAAG ATATATTCAAATACAGCTCGCGTCTCTCCATGACGCTTACTGCAATCGTTAGCGAACCGGATTGTCTGAGCTACTTTCTGCAGTATTTGGAGACACAAAACGCGCTGCCGCTCATCAAATTCTATTTGGACATAGAAAACTTTAAACGCGCGGCATTAACACAGCTGCACCAGGAGCGCCCACAGGATGCAACGGTTGCGGCTACTGCTTCAGTGGAGGCACCGAAGCTTACGCCTGTTGCCGACGCATCCATTGAGGAGGAGGAAAACGATGTACCTGAAATGAAAACGTTGTGCGATTTGTCCATGCGTAAGCCGCTCACCGACGACGAGAAGAGTCGCATCTATGCGgagacaaacaaacagatCAACCATAAGCCAGCAGTTGCGCCGATGGGCCGAACCAAAGCAAGCTCGGAACTACAGCCGATAAGTGCGGCAAGCATCAACGATGCGATTGCCATTTACCAAAAGTATTTGATTGTTAATGCGCCGCTGTTGGTGGAGCTacccattgtcatcttggcgCACATATCGCTGTTCTTGTGTGGCAAGGAGAGTGACAAGTCGACACAACAGCCCGTACCTGCCGGCTGTTTCGACGAGGCTCGCGACTATGTGCTGCAGCAGTTGGAGCGTGATCATTTGCAGGGCTTCTTGCAGAGCAGTTACTACTGCACCTACTGCCTGGAGCTGATCGAGGGCGATGCGGCAACACTGAACATCTACGACGTGCTGTACGATGAGCTGGCGCTGTTCTATCTAACCGAGTacctggagcagcagcaggagcgcGAGTGCCTAGAATTCTGGATAACAGCAATTAACTTTCGCAAGAGTTACGATGATCAACGTGCCGCTCAGTCCGATGCCATGATCATTTACGAGCGCTACTTCTCGCTGCAGTCCGAGTGTCGTTTGTGGATGTCGCAGAAGTTGCGTTTGCGCGTCGAACAGGCCATCTGTGCGCCCGGTCAGCTGGCACAAGCCTTCGATCTGGCGCTGCTGGTTACAGCCAAATACTTGGAACAAAAGCACTTTGCCAACTTTCTCAAATCGAACATATTCGACAACTATGTTAACGAGCTGAAGGCTAAGACGTGCACACATACGCCGCCGGACACCACAGATAGCTCGAGTCTGCAGCACAAGCTGAGTCTGCGGCGCACACCCAAATTGTCAGCACAGCAGCGACATCGCAAAACGATGTCCATGTCCGACTGCACGCACATCTCGCAGCACAATACACTACTGGCCGGCCTGGATACGGGTCACAAGCCTGTCAAAgcgtcgacaacaacaacaacggccgCCAACATGAACATCGATTCCAGGCAGCTGACAAATCCGCAGCTGCTTTGGCAACGTCCGGTGAGTGCGCTCAAATTTGGGCACGTGAACTCGCTGGGCAGATACGAGCGGGACTTTGAGGCCGTAGATGCCGTTTCGAACCACAAAGCGCCAGCCTGGTCGCTGAGCGTTAAGAACGCAATGCGCAAATTGGTAAATCTGCCCGAGGATAATGTGCAGGAGGAGATCGCCTGGCAGGTGGCCGAGATGATTGTTAAGGATGTCACCAGCGTGACGCTGCAGACCAAACATTGA
- the LOC6627833 gene encoding uncharacterized protein isoform X2: MGLGAMYMMHLLAQDWNRIRPIQGITNLAGQASSALNLQGVTSFIGQSSSALSLQRGKRATLSRELSWVHGRQDAGAQHQAASIDWKRILARDPFECLQSLICQLMSGAEAHSAEAELLMNFMESSLELAPAKIGRAFSRGLALRGRTDRCYNEYPFCLYSAKTMLRILRWFSETGNLPEDDLQY; the protein is encoded by the coding sequence ATGGGTCTGGGCGCCATGTATATGATGCATCTGTTGGCACAGGACTGGAATCGCATACGACCCATACAGGGTATCACGAACCTGGCAGGACAGGCCAGCTCGGCCCTGAATCTGCAAGGGGTGACCAGTTTCATTGGCCAGTCCAGCTCGGCTCTAAGCTTGCAACGTGGCAAACGTGCCACATTGAGCCGCGAACTGAGCTGGGTGCATGGCCGGCAGGATGCGGGTGCACAGCATCAAGCCGCGTCCATTGACTGGAAGCGCATACTTGCCCGCGATCCCTTCGAGTGTTTGCAGTCGCTCATCTGTCAGCTAATGTCGGGCGCGGAGGCACATTCGGCAGAGGCCGAGCTGCTGATGAATTTTATGGAATCATCACTGGAACTGGCGCCAGCCAAAATTGGTCGCGCCTTCAGTCGTGGTCTGGCGCTGCGCGGACGCACTGATCGCTGTTACAATGAGTATCCATTCTGTTTGTACTCCGCCAAGACTATGCTGCGCATCCTGCGCTGGTTCAGCGAAACAGGCAACCTGCCAGAGGACGATCTTCAATACTAA